The following are from one region of the Betta splendens chromosome 15, fBetSpl5.4, whole genome shotgun sequence genome:
- the LOC129603076 gene encoding MAP7 domain-containing protein 1-like produces the protein MAEAFWTWQAAMASGSQDDGTDRPGPSHMLAAPYHIATSSRETPILTTMIQAGSNGEGGRQQSFYQHRLPPLMPTPFGAAIAQVRPHRRTIPPPPPALTPPSPLPPVLTPPPPPPPTPATSTLEEPQHPEENNDPWQQINLPPDPAVNHPENDDEEEPSSNPTSPAESSELANQDLNRRLFPSRRHHISEGDGNLMGRYLSRPWNTYTTARDFEEEIASMSRHTFFLTTRNLSQEGRRALKAIRSRARQRNKNMELRARAQRAERSLATMKNERNRARMDAERYRQAINCIYNHCCNYTIVLLSGISDMQEGNFHGPNILRDEHVEMERARLLPRLSEPYP, from the coding sequence ATGGCTGAGGCTTTCTGGACCTGGCAGGCAGCCATGGCGTCTGGCAGTCAGGACGATGGGACCGACAGACCAGGCCCATCACACATGTTAGCAGCACCTTATCACATAGCCACATCATCCAGGGAAACACCTATTCTGACCACCATGATACAGGCAGGATCTAACggtgaaggagggaggcagCAATCCTTTTACCAGCATCGACTTCCACCTTTGATGCCAACACCATTCGGAGCGGCCATTGCCCAGGTTCGACCACACCGCAGGACCATACCTCCACCACCCCCAGCACTGACTCCACCATCACCACTGCCACCAGTActgacaccaccaccaccaccaccacctacaCCGGCGACATCAACATTAGAGGAACCCCAGCATCCAGAGGAGAACAACGACCCATGGCAGCAGATCAACTTGCCTCCAGACCCAGCAGTGAATCATCCAGagaatgatgatgaggaggagccaTCATCCAATCCAACATCTCCAGCAGAATCTTCTGAGCTGGCCAACCAGGACCTCAACAGACGACTGTTTCCCTCACGACGTCATCACATTTCTGAGGGAGATGGTAACCTAATGGGCAGATACCTGTCGCGCCCATGGAATACCTATACCACGGCACGTGACTTTGAGGAGGAGATTGCCTCAATGTCACGCCACACCTTTTTTCTTACTACTCGGAACCTATCACAGGAGGGAAGAAGGGCTCTTAAGGCAATACGGAGCAGAGCGCGACAGCGGAATAAGAACATGGAGCTTAGAGCGCGGGCTCAACGTGCCGAAAGATCACTGGCCACTATGAAGAACGAAAGGAACCGGGCCAGGATGGATGCGGAACGATACAGGCAAGCTATTAACTGTATATACAACCACTGCTGCAATTACACAATCGTGCTCCTTTCTGGAATAAGTGACATGCAAGAGGGAAACTTCCATGGGCCCAACATACTTCGTGATGAACATGTGGAAATGGAGAGGGCACGATTGCTCCCAAGGTTATCAGAACCTTATCCATGA
- the cep68 gene encoding centrosomal protein of 68 kDa isoform X2, with protein sequence MEAKRCSPRWKPFSNLKYSRRCLSLIPEDNETERDRAASHKSVTMAQISRCVWDRRYVTRKPQLCSDQQTCISDMYHVKKRDPPQHTRESGQSGLSRSQHTDEELLTKSREELPVNGFSFSHRDTSPPSDSTKGHHSPEFINSLGYEGPTLGSCFSSSRSSSIQELQRLKPKVASTHLYLHCIPCPGYSSPEQPQLMLGGTEGRGEKETKLLSHTEHSRRQTMTPCQLTYWDCAIPKGLPPSPDRLSSDWNPNREYQAMLDYTYPLKPGLCAYAWDSSELQENSVLQTDLQDSGIDLEHLCSSTNLSGLDFSVSSIAESKDRSPLGAGDGSPDLPSVTRSTDDMASSTPLSLKAPVGLSPDGNKRGGRNHDGGVGRLHQNNFLTSHSDIFASIAYNCSTSVLPLSRCLDREMDEEFWPLPGKLEDPQLLSKQVREVMVRLSQPVGEPLTTSILSSIIVLDKREAEELTHDVACAKHTATPRTCGASGEPAGERPSLREVEQLTEQLYGLTLAYSQRRRPEERQQSDSLLRHIQVFCSHLEQLIQQLYTVSEKMELLSAASVDIDSVRSRLTEYQSFQREVSSHQPLMSRVLQTGQLLLDCMDTMSPLLSDALLLIEQQSKALQTHTEHLLSSILSSPDPAQAALDSGEVLR encoded by the exons ATGGAGGCCAAGCGATGCAGCCCACGATGGAAGCCTTTCTCAAATTTAAAATACAGCAGGAGATGCTTGAGTCTGATCCCAGAAGAcaatgagacagagagagacagagcagcatcacACAAAAGTGTCACCATGGCGCAGATTTCCAGATGTGTGTGGGACAGGCGATATGTGACCAGAAAGCCTCAGTTGTGTTCGGACCAGCAGACATGTATCTCAGACATGTATCATGTAAAGAAGAGAGATCCGCCACAGCACACAAGGGAG AGTGGTCAGTCAGGCCTGAGCAGAAGCCAACATACTGATGAGGAGCTTCTGACCAAGTCAAGAGAAGAGCTTCCTGTAAACGGCTTCAGCTTTTCTCACAGAGATACCTCGCCTCCTTCAGACTCTACTAAAGGCCACCACTCACCAGAGTTCATTAACAGTTTGGGTTATGAAGGACCTACTTTAGGATCATGTTTCTCTAGCAGCAGATCAAGCTCCATCCAGGAGCTCCAAAGACTAAAGCCAAAGGTGGCCTCCACTCACCTGTATCTGCACTGCATCCCCTGCCCAGGATACTCCAGCCCTGAGCAGCCTCAGCTCATGCTTGGAGGGACtgaagggagaggagagaaggagaccaAACTATTGTCTCATACAGAACACTCAAGGAGGCAAACCATGACTCCCTGTCAGCTCACCTACTGGGACTGCGCTATCCCTAAAGGTTTACCTCCGTCTCCTGACAGACTCTCCTCAGACTGGAATCCAAACAGGGAATACCAGGCCATGCTGGACTACACCTACCCTCTGAAACCGGGACTGTGTGCATATGCTTGGGACAGCTCAGAACTCCAGGAAAACTCAGTCTTGCAAACAGACCTCCAGGACTCAGGAATTGACCTGGAACACCTCTGTAGCTCCACCAACCTCTCAGGGTTGGACTTTTCTGTGAGCAGCATTGCAGAGTCCAAAGACAGAAGTCCTCTTGGTGCAGGTGATGGGTCCCCTGACCTGCCAAGCGTCACCAGATCCACAGATGACATGGCCTCCAGCACACCACTCTCACTAAAAGCCCCAGTGGGTTTGTCCCCGGACGGTAACAAAAGAGGTGGACGGAATCATGATGGGGGTGTTGGTCGGCTTCATCAGAACAATTTCCTGACATCTCACTCTGACATTTTTGCTTCCATTGCTTATAACTGCTCCACCAGTGTCCTCCCTCTGTCCAGGTGTCTAGACAGGGAAATGGATGAAGAGTTCTGGCCTCTTCCAGGGAAGCTGGAGGACCCACAGCTGCTCTCCAAACAG GTGCGGGAAGTGATGGTGCGGTTGAGCCAGCCTGTTGGAGAACCACTAACCacatccatcctctcctccattaTCGTGCTTGACAAACGGGAGGCTGAGGAACTAACGCATGATGTGGCCTGTGCcaaacacacag CTACTCCCCGGACATGTGGAGCTTCAGGGGAGCCTGCTGGAGAAAGGCCCAGTCTCAGAGAGGTGGAGCAGTTGACCGAGCAGCTGTATGGCCTCACTCTAGCTTacagccagaggaggaggccagaggagcGGCAGCAAAGTGACTCCCTGTTGCGACACATTCAG GTGTTCTGTTCCCACCTAGAgcagctcatccagcagctgtaCACCGTGTCAGAGAagatggagctgctgtctgctgccaGTGTGGACATTGACAGCGTGAGGTCACGTCTGACTGAGTATCAG AGTTTTCAGAGAGAAGTGAGCAGCCACCAGCCGCTGATGTCACGCGTCCTTCAAACTGGACAGCTCCTGCTCGACTGTATGGACACCATGTCTCCAC TTTTAAGTGATGCGCTGCTGTTGATTGAGCAGCAGTCCAAAGCTTTGCAGACCCACACTGAGCACCTCCTGTCGTCCATCCTGTCGTCCCCTGACCCAGCCCAAGCAGCTCTCGACAGTGGGGAGGTGCTGAGATGA
- the cep68 gene encoding centrosomal protein of 68 kDa isoform X1, producing MEAKRCSPRWKPFSNLKYSRRCLSLIPEDNETERDRAASHKSVTMAQISRCVWDRRYVTRKPQLCSDQQTCISDMYHVKKRDPPQHTRESGQSGLSRSQHTDEELLTKSREELPVNGFSFSHRDTSPPSDSTKGHHSPEFINSLGYEGPTLGSCFSSSRSSSIQELQRLKPKVASTHLYLHCIPCPGYSSPEQPQLMLGGTEGRGEKETKLLSHTEHSRRQTMTPCQLTYWDCAIPKGLPPSPDRLSSDWNPNREYQAMLDYTYPLKPGLCAYAWDSSELQENSVLQTDLQDSGIDLEHLCSSTNLSGLDFSVSSIAESKDRSPLGAGDGSPDLPSVTRSTDDMASSTPLSLKAPVGLSPDGNKRGGRNHDGGVGRLHQNNFLTSHSDIFASIAYNCSTSVLPLSRCLDREMDEEFWPLPGKLEDPQLLSKQVREVMVRLSQPVGEPLTTSILSSIIVLDKREAEELTHDVACAKHTAATPRTCGASGEPAGERPSLREVEQLTEQLYGLTLAYSQRRRPEERQQSDSLLRHIQVFCSHLEQLIQQLYTVSEKMELLSAASVDIDSVRSRLTEYQSFQREVSSHQPLMSRVLQTGQLLLDCMDTMSPLLSDALLLIEQQSKALQTHTEHLLSSILSSPDPAQAALDSGEVLR from the exons ATGGAGGCCAAGCGATGCAGCCCACGATGGAAGCCTTTCTCAAATTTAAAATACAGCAGGAGATGCTTGAGTCTGATCCCAGAAGAcaatgagacagagagagacagagcagcatcacACAAAAGTGTCACCATGGCGCAGATTTCCAGATGTGTGTGGGACAGGCGATATGTGACCAGAAAGCCTCAGTTGTGTTCGGACCAGCAGACATGTATCTCAGACATGTATCATGTAAAGAAGAGAGATCCGCCACAGCACACAAGGGAG AGTGGTCAGTCAGGCCTGAGCAGAAGCCAACATACTGATGAGGAGCTTCTGACCAAGTCAAGAGAAGAGCTTCCTGTAAACGGCTTCAGCTTTTCTCACAGAGATACCTCGCCTCCTTCAGACTCTACTAAAGGCCACCACTCACCAGAGTTCATTAACAGTTTGGGTTATGAAGGACCTACTTTAGGATCATGTTTCTCTAGCAGCAGATCAAGCTCCATCCAGGAGCTCCAAAGACTAAAGCCAAAGGTGGCCTCCACTCACCTGTATCTGCACTGCATCCCCTGCCCAGGATACTCCAGCCCTGAGCAGCCTCAGCTCATGCTTGGAGGGACtgaagggagaggagagaaggagaccaAACTATTGTCTCATACAGAACACTCAAGGAGGCAAACCATGACTCCCTGTCAGCTCACCTACTGGGACTGCGCTATCCCTAAAGGTTTACCTCCGTCTCCTGACAGACTCTCCTCAGACTGGAATCCAAACAGGGAATACCAGGCCATGCTGGACTACACCTACCCTCTGAAACCGGGACTGTGTGCATATGCTTGGGACAGCTCAGAACTCCAGGAAAACTCAGTCTTGCAAACAGACCTCCAGGACTCAGGAATTGACCTGGAACACCTCTGTAGCTCCACCAACCTCTCAGGGTTGGACTTTTCTGTGAGCAGCATTGCAGAGTCCAAAGACAGAAGTCCTCTTGGTGCAGGTGATGGGTCCCCTGACCTGCCAAGCGTCACCAGATCCACAGATGACATGGCCTCCAGCACACCACTCTCACTAAAAGCCCCAGTGGGTTTGTCCCCGGACGGTAACAAAAGAGGTGGACGGAATCATGATGGGGGTGTTGGTCGGCTTCATCAGAACAATTTCCTGACATCTCACTCTGACATTTTTGCTTCCATTGCTTATAACTGCTCCACCAGTGTCCTCCCTCTGTCCAGGTGTCTAGACAGGGAAATGGATGAAGAGTTCTGGCCTCTTCCAGGGAAGCTGGAGGACCCACAGCTGCTCTCCAAACAG GTGCGGGAAGTGATGGTGCGGTTGAGCCAGCCTGTTGGAGAACCACTAACCacatccatcctctcctccattaTCGTGCTTGACAAACGGGAGGCTGAGGAACTAACGCATGATGTGGCCTGTGCcaaacacacag CAGCTACTCCCCGGACATGTGGAGCTTCAGGGGAGCCTGCTGGAGAAAGGCCCAGTCTCAGAGAGGTGGAGCAGTTGACCGAGCAGCTGTATGGCCTCACTCTAGCTTacagccagaggaggaggccagaggagcGGCAGCAAAGTGACTCCCTGTTGCGACACATTCAG GTGTTCTGTTCCCACCTAGAgcagctcatccagcagctgtaCACCGTGTCAGAGAagatggagctgctgtctgctgccaGTGTGGACATTGACAGCGTGAGGTCACGTCTGACTGAGTATCAG AGTTTTCAGAGAGAAGTGAGCAGCCACCAGCCGCTGATGTCACGCGTCCTTCAAACTGGACAGCTCCTGCTCGACTGTATGGACACCATGTCTCCAC TTTTAAGTGATGCGCTGCTGTTGATTGAGCAGCAGTCCAAAGCTTTGCAGACCCACACTGAGCACCTCCTGTCGTCCATCCTGTCGTCCCCTGACCCAGCCCAAGCAGCTCTCGACAGTGGGGAGGTGCTGAGATGA
- the cep68 gene encoding centrosomal protein of 68 kDa isoform X3, translated as MEAKRCSPRWKPFSNLKYSRRCLSLIPEDNETERDRAASHKSVTMAQISRCVWDRRYVTRKPQLCSDQQTCISDMYHVKKRDPPQHTRESGQSGLSRSQHTDEELLTKSREELPVNGFSFSHRDTSPPSDSTKGHHSPEFINSLGYEGPTLGSCFSSSRSSSIQELQRLKPKVASTHLYLHCIPCPGYSSPEQPQLMLGGTEGRGEKETKLLSHTEHSRRQTMTPCQLTYWDCAIPKGLPPSPDRLSSDWNPNREYQAMLDYTYPLKPGLCAYAWDSSELQENSVLQTDLQDSGIDLEHLCSSTNLSGLDFSVSSIAESKDRSPLGAGDGSPDLPSVTRSTDDMASSTPLSLKAPVGLSPDGNKRGGRNHDGGVGRLHQNNFLTSHSDIFASIAYNCSTSVLPLSRCLDREMDEEFWPLPGKLEDPQLLSKQVREVMVRLSQPVGEPLTTSILSSIIVLDKREAEELTHDVACAKHTAATPRTCGASGEPAGERPSLREVEQLTEQLYGLTLAYSQRRRPEERQQSDSLLRHIQVFCSHLEQLIQQLYTVSEKMELLSAASVDIDSSFQREVSSHQPLMSRVLQTGQLLLDCMDTMSPLLSDALLLIEQQSKALQTHTEHLLSSILSSPDPAQAALDSGEVLR; from the exons ATGGAGGCCAAGCGATGCAGCCCACGATGGAAGCCTTTCTCAAATTTAAAATACAGCAGGAGATGCTTGAGTCTGATCCCAGAAGAcaatgagacagagagagacagagcagcatcacACAAAAGTGTCACCATGGCGCAGATTTCCAGATGTGTGTGGGACAGGCGATATGTGACCAGAAAGCCTCAGTTGTGTTCGGACCAGCAGACATGTATCTCAGACATGTATCATGTAAAGAAGAGAGATCCGCCACAGCACACAAGGGAG AGTGGTCAGTCAGGCCTGAGCAGAAGCCAACATACTGATGAGGAGCTTCTGACCAAGTCAAGAGAAGAGCTTCCTGTAAACGGCTTCAGCTTTTCTCACAGAGATACCTCGCCTCCTTCAGACTCTACTAAAGGCCACCACTCACCAGAGTTCATTAACAGTTTGGGTTATGAAGGACCTACTTTAGGATCATGTTTCTCTAGCAGCAGATCAAGCTCCATCCAGGAGCTCCAAAGACTAAAGCCAAAGGTGGCCTCCACTCACCTGTATCTGCACTGCATCCCCTGCCCAGGATACTCCAGCCCTGAGCAGCCTCAGCTCATGCTTGGAGGGACtgaagggagaggagagaaggagaccaAACTATTGTCTCATACAGAACACTCAAGGAGGCAAACCATGACTCCCTGTCAGCTCACCTACTGGGACTGCGCTATCCCTAAAGGTTTACCTCCGTCTCCTGACAGACTCTCCTCAGACTGGAATCCAAACAGGGAATACCAGGCCATGCTGGACTACACCTACCCTCTGAAACCGGGACTGTGTGCATATGCTTGGGACAGCTCAGAACTCCAGGAAAACTCAGTCTTGCAAACAGACCTCCAGGACTCAGGAATTGACCTGGAACACCTCTGTAGCTCCACCAACCTCTCAGGGTTGGACTTTTCTGTGAGCAGCATTGCAGAGTCCAAAGACAGAAGTCCTCTTGGTGCAGGTGATGGGTCCCCTGACCTGCCAAGCGTCACCAGATCCACAGATGACATGGCCTCCAGCACACCACTCTCACTAAAAGCCCCAGTGGGTTTGTCCCCGGACGGTAACAAAAGAGGTGGACGGAATCATGATGGGGGTGTTGGTCGGCTTCATCAGAACAATTTCCTGACATCTCACTCTGACATTTTTGCTTCCATTGCTTATAACTGCTCCACCAGTGTCCTCCCTCTGTCCAGGTGTCTAGACAGGGAAATGGATGAAGAGTTCTGGCCTCTTCCAGGGAAGCTGGAGGACCCACAGCTGCTCTCCAAACAG GTGCGGGAAGTGATGGTGCGGTTGAGCCAGCCTGTTGGAGAACCACTAACCacatccatcctctcctccattaTCGTGCTTGACAAACGGGAGGCTGAGGAACTAACGCATGATGTGGCCTGTGCcaaacacacag CAGCTACTCCCCGGACATGTGGAGCTTCAGGGGAGCCTGCTGGAGAAAGGCCCAGTCTCAGAGAGGTGGAGCAGTTGACCGAGCAGCTGTATGGCCTCACTCTAGCTTacagccagaggaggaggccagaggagcGGCAGCAAAGTGACTCCCTGTTGCGACACATTCAG GTGTTCTGTTCCCACCTAGAgcagctcatccagcagctgtaCACCGTGTCAGAGAagatggagctgctgtctgctgccaGTGTGGACATTGACAGC AGTTTTCAGAGAGAAGTGAGCAGCCACCAGCCGCTGATGTCACGCGTCCTTCAAACTGGACAGCTCCTGCTCGACTGTATGGACACCATGTCTCCAC TTTTAAGTGATGCGCTGCTGTTGATTGAGCAGCAGTCCAAAGCTTTGCAGACCCACACTGAGCACCTCCTGTCGTCCATCCTGTCGTCCCCTGACCCAGCCCAAGCAGCTCTCGACAGTGGGGAGGTGCTGAGATGA